From the Cucurbita pepo subsp. pepo cultivar mu-cu-16 chromosome LG05, ASM280686v2, whole genome shotgun sequence genome, one window contains:
- the LOC111795417 gene encoding protein LOL1-like has translation MPPVPLAPYPTPPPPYTPPANTAQSQLVCSGCRNLLLYPVGATSVCCAVCNAVTAVPPPGTEMAQLVCGGCHTLLMYIHGATSVQCSCCHTVNLALEANQVAHVSCGNCRMLLMYQYGARSVKCAVCNFVTSVGMSTSAVDQKA, from the exons ATGCCACCAGTTCCTCTTGCGCCATATCCAACTCCTCCGCCGCCTTATACTCCACCTGCTAATA CCGCACAGAGCCAGCTTGTGTGTTCCGGATGTAGAAACCTTTTGCTTTATCCTGTTGGGGCAACCTCTGTTTGCTGTGCAGTTTGTAATGCAGTTACCGCTGTTCCGCCGCCCG GCACAGAAATGGCACAACTGGTGTGTGGAGGCTGCCATACTCTTCTCATGTACATTCATGGTGCTACCAGCGTGCAATGTTCTTGTTGTCACACCGTCAACTTAGCTTTGGAAG CGAATCAGGTGGCGCATGTGAGCTGTGGGAACTGCCGGATGCTACTGATGTATCAGTATGGAGCACGTTCCGTGAAATGTGCAGTATGCAACTTTGTGACATCAGTTGGG ATGTCGACAAGCGCAGTCGATCAAAAAGCCTAA
- the LOC111794564 gene encoding plant intracellular Ras-group-related LRR protein 5-like isoform X2 has product MDATFKQDPLSSSFIDTVNELTRIFRSLPARPSIEEVEAAVVILNTVQNEEDFKLGEISKQEVPENVPEELFSILQQMRKTMVLYESHEQRREAIHLIELDNILRTFDELIQRSSLLVSGDSQAHCPLNLSDPVEKIAKEALISHQNLENKTENGELESNGNKGFVNSSSSGKLSSMKVAALIESIAKSGSTVLNLRGKLMDKMELLPLSIRKLSDLVELDLSENKIMALPPGISDLRSLRNFDIHSNQLINLPETFGELVNLTYVDLHGNRLKSLPASFGNLKNLITLDLSSNLFTHLPDIIGNLSSLKKLNAETNELEELPYTIGSCLSLVELRLDFNAIKALPEAIGKLECLEILTLHYNRIRGLPTTMGNLPKLKELDVSFNELETIPENLCFAVSLRKLNVGKNFADLRALPRSIGNLEMLEELDMSANQIRFLPDSFRFLSKLRVLRTDDTPLEEPPREVLELGAQGVVKYMADAVEKRGINSQPAQERGFWIWFFSICCSKRTNDTPNHKLSTEIQL; this is encoded by the exons ATGGATGCGACCTTCAAGCAAGACCCGCTTTCGTCTTCCTTCATAGACACTGTCAACGAACTCACAAGGATTTTCCGATCACTTCCGGCGAGGCCCTCCATTGAAGAGGTTGAAGCAGCTGTGGTGATTTTGAATACAGTCCAGAACGAAGAGGATTTCAAATTGGGGGAAATTTCAAAGCAGGAAGTTCCTGAAAATGTTCCCGAAGAGCTCTTCTCCATTTTGCAGCAGATGAGGAAGACGATGGTGCTGTATGAGAGCCATGAACAGAGGCGAGAAGCTATTCATTTGATTGAGCTCGATAACATTCTTCGAACCTTTGATGAACTCATTCAGAGATCTTCTCTATTGGTTTCTGGCGattctcaagcccactgccCTCTGAATTTGAGTGATCCAGTCGAGAAGATTGCGAAAGAGGCTCTAATTAGCCACCAAAATTTGGAGAATAAAACGGAAAATGGAGAACTCGAGAGCAATGGTAATAAGGGTTTTGTTAACAGTTCTTCTTCAg GTAAATTGAGTTCAATGAAAGTTGCTGCTCTTATTGAAAGCATAGCTAAAAGTGGGTCAACTGTTCTTAATCTGAGGGGCAAGTTAATGGATAAGATGGAATTGCTTCCACTTTCAATTCGGAAGTTATCTGATCTTGTTGAATTAGATCTATCAGAAAACAAGATCATGGCTCTTCCTCCTGGAATTAGTGATCTTCGATCGTTACGAAATTTCGACATCCACTCGAACCAATTAATAAACCTTCCTGAAACATTTGGGGAGCTTGTCAATCTCACCTACGTTGACCTCCATGGGAACAGGCTGAAATCACTCCCAGCTTCTTTTGGGAACCTGAAAAACCTTATCACTCTTGACTTGAGCTCCAACCTTTTCACCCATTTACCAGATATCATTGGGAACTTGAGTAGTTTAAAGAAGTTGAACGCTGAAACCAACGAGCTTGAGGAACTTCCTTACACAATTGGATCATGTTTGTCACTTGTGGAGCTTCGGCTGGACTTCAATGCGATCAAAGCTCTCCCCGAGGCGATCGGGAAGCTCGAATGCTTGGAGATTTTGACCCTACATTACAATAGAATCAGAGGACTGCCAACAACAATGGGGAATCTGCCTAAGTTGAAGGAACTAGATGTCAGTTTCAATGAACTGGAGACAATCCCTGAAAACTTGTGTTTTGCTGTGAGCCTACGGAAGCTGAATGTTGGGAAGAACTTTGCTGACCTGAGAGCCTTACCAAGATCCATTGGGAACCTGGAAATGCTGGAGGAGTTGGATATGAGTGCAAACCAGATAAGATTCCTGCCGGACTCTTTCAGGTTCTTATCAAAATTGAGAGTTCTCCGAACAGATGATACTCCACTGGAAGAACCACCAAGAGAAGTTCTTGAATTGGGCGCTCAG GGTGTTGTAAAGTACATGGCTGATGCGGTAGAGAAAAGAGGCATAAACTCCCAACCAGCTCAAGAGAGGGGGTTTTGGATATGGTTTTTCTCCATATGTTGCTCCAAAAGAACAAATGATACACCGAACCACAAGTTATCTACTGAAATACAGCTTTAG
- the LOC111795529 gene encoding NAC domain-containing protein 71-like: MGSASLPPGFRFHPTDEELVGYYLKRKVEGLPIELEVIPVIDLYKFDPWELPEKSFLPKRDMEWFFFCPRDRKYPNGSRTNRATKAGYWKATGKDRKIHCQSSVIGYRKTLVFYRGRAPLGDRMDWVMHEYRLCDDFSHGTPNFKGAFALCRILKRNEQTHKKENHRDPKGNVVGTSRVREDSTSTRLVVANEVSNNLSQTNFLADGSCLSSSMTTSYDTNPMSLYSTTIMETDPEKIWISPDFILDSSKDYPEMEGAMSVCFPQFEYFGSTTPWQSYEHTEMSPSSSYSNYTADIELEDHTQHINYMQ, encoded by the exons ATGGGAAGTGCTTCTCTTCCACCAGGCTTCAGATTTCACCCAACAGATGAAGAATTGGTGGGTTATTATCTGAAGAGAAAAGTTGAAGGACTTCCAATTGAGCTTGAAGTCATTCCTGTTATTGATTTGTACAAATTTGATCCTTGGGAACTCCCAG AGAaatcattccttccaaaacgAGATATGGAGTGGTTTTTCTTCTGTCCACGCGATCGAAAATACCCTAATGGATCAAGAACTAATAGAGCTACCAAAGCTGGCTACTGGAAAGCCACCGGAAAAGACAGGAAGATCCACTGCCAATCTTCTGTCATAGGATACCGAAAGACACTCGTTTTTTATCGCGGTCGAGCGCCCTTAGGCGATCGAATGGATTGGGTTATGCACGAGTATCGACTTTGTGATGATTTCTCTCATGGAACTCCTAACTTTAAG ggtGCTTTTGCTTTGTGCCGAATTCTGAAAAGGAATGAACAAACACATAAAAAGGAGAATCATCGAGATCCGAAAGGTAATGTCGTTGGCACCAGTCGGGTTCGTGAAGATTCTACGTCGACAAGACTAGTCGTTGCAAATGAAGTGTCGAACAATTTGTCTCAGACAAATTTCCTCGCAGATGGGAGTTGTTTGTCGAGCTCGATGACAACCTCGTATGATACGAATCCGATGTCTCTATATAGCACAACCATTATGGAGACAGATCCTGAAAAGATATGGATCTCACCTGATTTCATTCTTGACTCATCCAAG GACTATCCTGAAATGGAAGGAGCTATGTCTGTATGCTTTCCTCAGTTCGAGTATTTTGGTTCGACAACGCCTTGGCAGTCATACGAGCACACCGAAATGTCTCCGAGTTCATCGTACTCGAATTACACAGCCGACATTGAGCTTGAAGACCATACTCAACACATAAACTATATGCAATGA
- the LOC111794969 gene encoding uncharacterized protein LOC111794969, with protein MRFLRKIAGFLGFSKDDAHDVKHEDEEVESGNQAPKRVHMQETGPRRGFSVPVQVAVNVPQPGPILVPSSSGDGGVQGLTWYAKRLRVDEDGDVAEQFLDEVLPEMPSLLS; from the exons ATGCGGTTCTTGAGGAAGATTGCAGGATTTCTAGGGTTTTCCAAGGATGATGCTCACGACGTCAAGCACGAAGACGAAGAAGTTGAGTCCGGTAATCAGGCTCCCAAACGTGTCCATATGCAGGAAACTGGTCCTCGGAGGGGTTTCAGCGTCCCTGTCCAGGTCGCTGTCAATGTTCCTCAACCCGGCCCTATTCTTGTTCCTTCTAGTTCAGGCGATGGTGGAGTTCAG GGTTTGACGTGGTATGCCAAACGTCTTCGGGTTGATGAAGATGGAGATGTAGCTGAACAGTTCCTCGACGAGGTCTTACCTGAGATGCCNAGTTTGCTCTCGTAG
- the LOC111794564 gene encoding plant intracellular Ras-group-related LRR protein 5-like isoform X1, translating to MDATFKQDPLSSSFIDTVNELTRIFRSLPARPSIEEVEAAVVILNTVQNEEDFKLGEISKQEVPENVPEELFSILQQMRKTMVLYESHEQRREAIHLIELDNILRTFDELIQRSSLLVSGDSQAHCPLNLSDPVEKIAKEALISHQNLENKTENGELESNGNKGFVNSSSSGLNQKYFDESWLGTDRDFVNPGLVSRIRINAKEICDLDGKLSSMKVAALIESIAKSGSTVLNLRGKLMDKMELLPLSIRKLSDLVELDLSENKIMALPPGISDLRSLRNFDIHSNQLINLPETFGELVNLTYVDLHGNRLKSLPASFGNLKNLITLDLSSNLFTHLPDIIGNLSSLKKLNAETNELEELPYTIGSCLSLVELRLDFNAIKALPEAIGKLECLEILTLHYNRIRGLPTTMGNLPKLKELDVSFNELETIPENLCFAVSLRKLNVGKNFADLRALPRSIGNLEMLEELDMSANQIRFLPDSFRFLSKLRVLRTDDTPLEEPPREVLELGAQGVVKYMADAVEKRGINSQPAQERGFWIWFFSICCSKRTNDTPNHKLSTEIQL from the exons ATGGATGCGACCTTCAAGCAAGACCCGCTTTCGTCTTCCTTCATAGACACTGTCAACGAACTCACAAGGATTTTCCGATCACTTCCGGCGAGGCCCTCCATTGAAGAGGTTGAAGCAGCTGTGGTGATTTTGAATACAGTCCAGAACGAAGAGGATTTCAAATTGGGGGAAATTTCAAAGCAGGAAGTTCCTGAAAATGTTCCCGAAGAGCTCTTCTCCATTTTGCAGCAGATGAGGAAGACGATGGTGCTGTATGAGAGCCATGAACAGAGGCGAGAAGCTATTCATTTGATTGAGCTCGATAACATTCTTCGAACCTTTGATGAACTCATTCAGAGATCTTCTCTATTGGTTTCTGGCGattctcaagcccactgccCTCTGAATTTGAGTGATCCAGTCGAGAAGATTGCGAAAGAGGCTCTAATTAGCCACCAAAATTTGGAGAATAAAACGGAAAATGGAGAACTCGAGAGCAATGGTAATAAGGGTTTTGTTAACAGTTCTTCTTCAg GTCTGAATCagaaatattttgatgaatcATGGCTCGGGACCGACCGAGACTTCGTGAATCCGGGATTAGTATCTCGAATCCGAATAAATGCTAAAGAAATCTGTGATTTGGATG GTAAATTGAGTTCAATGAAAGTTGCTGCTCTTATTGAAAGCATAGCTAAAAGTGGGTCAACTGTTCTTAATCTGAGGGGCAAGTTAATGGATAAGATGGAATTGCTTCCACTTTCAATTCGGAAGTTATCTGATCTTGTTGAATTAGATCTATCAGAAAACAAGATCATGGCTCTTCCTCCTGGAATTAGTGATCTTCGATCGTTACGAAATTTCGACATCCACTCGAACCAATTAATAAACCTTCCTGAAACATTTGGGGAGCTTGTCAATCTCACCTACGTTGACCTCCATGGGAACAGGCTGAAATCACTCCCAGCTTCTTTTGGGAACCTGAAAAACCTTATCACTCTTGACTTGAGCTCCAACCTTTTCACCCATTTACCAGATATCATTGGGAACTTGAGTAGTTTAAAGAAGTTGAACGCTGAAACCAACGAGCTTGAGGAACTTCCTTACACAATTGGATCATGTTTGTCACTTGTGGAGCTTCGGCTGGACTTCAATGCGATCAAAGCTCTCCCCGAGGCGATCGGGAAGCTCGAATGCTTGGAGATTTTGACCCTACATTACAATAGAATCAGAGGACTGCCAACAACAATGGGGAATCTGCCTAAGTTGAAGGAACTAGATGTCAGTTTCAATGAACTGGAGACAATCCCTGAAAACTTGTGTTTTGCTGTGAGCCTACGGAAGCTGAATGTTGGGAAGAACTTTGCTGACCTGAGAGCCTTACCAAGATCCATTGGGAACCTGGAAATGCTGGAGGAGTTGGATATGAGTGCAAACCAGATAAGATTCCTGCCGGACTCTTTCAGGTTCTTATCAAAATTGAGAGTTCTCCGAACAGATGATACTCCACTGGAAGAACCACCAAGAGAAGTTCTTGAATTGGGCGCTCAG GGTGTTGTAAAGTACATGGCTGATGCGGTAGAGAAAAGAGGCATAAACTCCCAACCAGCTCAAGAGAGGGGGTTTTGGATATGGTTTTTCTCCATATGTTGCTCCAAAAGAACAAATGATACACCGAACCACAAGTTATCTACTGAAATACAGCTTTAG
- the LOC111795780 gene encoding protein ABCI7, chloroplastic-like — protein sequence MRFRLLRQPNGPNKKQGPNPMITIGLASLPAAEFELKQATLMAAFTFTPHIGRLPTSSPSIPTSSSKRKLKFNPVTTTTTRVSLQASPPLLSDPFVIQLAETLEDSLPSSSSFSSPFPLQKLRESSAETLLSTPWPSRRDEPFRFTDVSFIKQSQIHPISNPPQSSELSSIPVETQFANIVIVDGHFVNSISNLTELPNGVYVGSLTDLSSDSVGKRVSEFVDGKFVGDLFWSINGVGAPDLTVVYVPAGCKVENPIHLRYYSISGGEEGSKELAVSNPRVLVLVENGGEIEIIEEFLSGGGGGGRYYWANPVLEVVIGSGGKVKHSYIQNQSLDAAHIKWTSVQQESTSAYELVEISTGGKLSRHNVHIKQLGPETTTELSTLHLSVGNQTQDLHSSLVLDHPRAYSRQLHKCIVANPQGQAVFDGNVKVNRYAQQTDAGQLTRSLLLEPRATVNVKPNLQIIADDVKCSHGAAISDLEETQLFYFQARGIDLETARKALIFSFGAEVIERLPSASVRKRVENHIKDLLNPTLERS from the exons ATGAGATTCAGATTGTTGAGACAGCCCAATGGCCCGAATAAAAAACAGGGCCCAAACCCCATGATCACGATTGGATTAGCATCACTTCCAGCCGCTGAATTCGAGCTCAAACAAGCTACTCTCATGGCTGCCTTCACATTCACTCCTCATATCGGTAGGCTCCCAACATCATCTCCCTCGATTCCCACTTCTTCCTCAAAGCGCAAACTCAAATTCAACCCCGttaccaccaccaccaccagaGTCTCTCTTCAAGCTTCCCCGCCTTTACTCTCCGACCCCTTTGTAATTCAACTCGCCGAAACTCTCGAAGACTctctcccttcttcttcttctttttcatcgCCTTTTCCTCTGCAGAAACTTAGGGAGTCTTCGGCAGAGACTCTTCTCTCGACCCCATGGCCTTCTCGTAGAGACGAGCCCTTCCGTTTCACCGATGTTTCTTTCATAAAGCAGTCCCAAATCCACCCAATTTCGAATCCGCCGCAGTCTTCTGAGTTATCGAGCATTCCTGTAGAAACCCAATTCGCCAATATTGTGATTGTTGATGGTCACTTCGTCAACTCGATTTCTAATTTGACGGAATTGCCGAATGGGGTATATGTGGGGAGTTTGACTGACCTCTCTTCGGACAGTGTTGGGAAGAGGGTATCTGAGTTTGTTGATGGGAAGTTCGTGGGGGACTTGTTTTGGTCCATTAATGGCGTTGGAGCTCCAGATTTGACGGTGGTTTATGTCCCTGCAGGGTGTAAGGTGGAGAATCCAATCCATTTGAGGTATTATTCGATTAGCGGGGGAGAGGAGGGGTCAAAGGAATTGGCTGTGTCGAATCCCAGGGTGTTGGTTTTGGTGGAAAATGGAGGTGAGATTGAGATAATTGAGGAGTTCTTGAGTGGGGGTGGGGGTGGTGGTCGGTACTATTGGGCGAATCCTGTTTTGGAGGTGGTGATTGGAAGTGGAGGAAAGGTTAAACATTCTTATATTCAGAATCAGTCTTTAGATGCTGCACATATCAAATGGACTTCTGTTCAGCAG GAATCGACCAGTGCGTACGAGCTTGTGGAGATTAGCACCGGTGGAAAATTAAGTAGACACAATGTCCATATCAAGCAACTGGGACCAGAGACCACAACAGAATTATCAACACTGCACTTATCAGTTGGCAATCAAACACAAGATCTACACAGTAGTCTAGTCCTCGACCATCCACGAGCGTATTCTCGACAACTTCATAAATGTATTGTCGCGAATCCTCAAGGACAAGCTGTATTTGATGGTAATGTAAAAGTCAACAG ATACGCACAGCAAACAGATGCAGGACAACTAACAAGGAGTCTTCTTCTGGAACCTCGAGCAACCGTGAATGTGAAACCGAATCTTCAAATCATCGCAGATGATGTTAAATGCTCACATGGAGCTGCTATAAGCGACCTGGAGGAAACCcaactcttttattttcaggCTCGTGGCATTGACTTAGAGACAGCGAGAAAGGCTCTGATATTTTCATTCGGAGCCGAGGTGATCGAACGGCTGCCTTCCGCTTCAGTCCGCAAGAGGGTCGAGAATCATATAAAAGACTTGTTGAATCCCACACTTGAAAGATCCTAA
- the LOC111794970 gene encoding uncharacterized protein LOC111794970 yields the protein ILQDQYILHTAEAQSISLPFACRHGCCTSCAVRIKSGQIRQPEALGISAELKSKGYALLCVGFPTSDVEVETQDEDEVYWLQFGRYFARGPIERDDYALELAMADE from the exons ATACTGCAGGATCAGTACATATTGCACACTGCCGAAGCTCAGAGCATATCCCTTCCTTTTGCTTGCAGGCACG GTTGTTGTACTAGTTGTGCTGTTCGAATAAAATCAGGCCAAATTAGACAGCCTGAAGCCCTTGGAATATCTGCCGAGTTGAAATCAAAG GGGTATGCACTTCTTTGCGTAGGTTTTCCAACCTCGGATGTTGAAGTAGAAACACAAGATGAGGATGAG GTATATTGGCTTCAATTTGGAAGATATTTTGCCCGGGGGCCAATT GAGAGAGATGACTATGCTCTGGAGTTGGCTATGGCTGATGAGTAA